In one Methanomassiliicoccales archaeon genomic region, the following are encoded:
- a CDS encoding tRNA(Ile)(2)-agmatinylcytidine synthase, producing the protein MYVAFDDTDSTSWMCTTFLATEVVRSLSHLDLIGWPRLVRLNPGVPWKTRGNGALCLRFGKGRGTRRLVGRIGKEPIYAFKSLASEPDPEEVLATAGEELKRWSMIKEGASPGLVVSRSPPRPRSYWEAVRGIVPRSDVDEELRRIGARTLEMEGGRGVIGAAAAMAWRPSDRTFEVLAYRKRDRWGTPREVSTDDVRSMDQCFPSTFNNYDKGLEKVAIAPHSPCPILLGIRGEDPDELVEALASIGSEEKDRWLLFITNQGTDDHIIRRWRELLPNRSYSLLATVATLPQAIEGGHVIFQVEAQGRRKLDCAAYEPSRSFRDVVKKLRPGDEVKLLGELRDRPRTLNLEKLQLISMAEVKVKRSNPRCHHCGKSMQSMGRAGGYRCKSCGRKAPASAAEIVSEARDIAPGWYEPPVCARRHLSKPLKRQRANRYTF; encoded by the coding sequence ATGTACGTAGCCTTCGACGACACCGATTCCACTAGCTGGATGTGCACCACGTTCCTAGCCACGGAGGTGGTGCGTTCGCTGTCCCATCTGGACCTGATCGGTTGGCCGCGCCTGGTCCGGTTGAATCCAGGCGTCCCCTGGAAGACCCGGGGGAATGGGGCATTATGCCTGCGCTTCGGAAAAGGCCGGGGCACCAGGAGGTTGGTAGGACGCATCGGGAAGGAACCGATCTACGCATTCAAGAGCCTGGCAAGCGAACCCGACCCGGAAGAGGTTCTAGCAACAGCCGGGGAAGAGCTCAAGCGCTGGTCCATGATTAAGGAGGGTGCCAGTCCCGGCCTGGTGGTCAGCCGCAGCCCGCCACGACCGCGATCGTATTGGGAGGCGGTGCGAGGGATTGTGCCCCGGAGCGATGTGGATGAGGAACTGCGGCGCATCGGGGCCAGGACCTTGGAGATGGAGGGCGGCCGGGGAGTGATTGGCGCAGCAGCGGCCATGGCCTGGCGGCCGAGCGATCGCACCTTCGAAGTGCTAGCCTATCGCAAAAGGGACCGCTGGGGAACGCCCCGCGAAGTGAGCACCGACGACGTCCGCTCCATGGACCAATGCTTTCCATCCACATTCAACAACTATGACAAAGGGCTGGAGAAAGTGGCCATCGCGCCGCACTCCCCCTGCCCCATCCTCCTCGGCATCAGGGGAGAGGACCCCGACGAGCTTGTCGAAGCCCTAGCATCCATCGGGTCTGAGGAGAAGGACCGCTGGTTGCTCTTCATCACCAATCAGGGAACGGACGACCACATCATCCGCCGCTGGAGAGAGCTGCTTCCGAACCGCTCCTATTCGTTGCTGGCAACGGTGGCGACCCTTCCTCAGGCGATCGAAGGCGGCCACGTGATCTTCCAGGTGGAAGCGCAGGGGCGAAGAAAGCTGGATTGCGCGGCCTACGAACCGTCGCGCTCCTTCCGGGATGTGGTCAAGAAGCTAAGACCCGGGGACGAGGTGAAGCTTCTCGGAGAACTCCGCGATCGGCCCCGCACCCTTAACCTCGAGAAGCTGCAGTTGATCTCCATGGCCGAGGTCAAGGTCAAGCGCTCCAATCCCAGGTGCCATCATTGCGGCAAGAGCATGCAATCCATGGGAAGGGCAGGGGGATATCGCTGCAAGTCCTGCGGCCGCAAGGCGCCCGCATCCGCGGCCGAGATCGTTAGCGAGGCAAGGGACATCGCGCCTGGATGGTACGAGCCTCCGGTCTGTGCCAGGCGGCACCTCTCCAAACCCCTTAAAAGGCAGCGGGCCAATCGCTATACGTTTTAA
- a CDS encoding acetyl-CoA C-acetyltransferase, which produces MKGTGAAFGTTARFDIIGGKVMQEVVILSATRTAIGKFGGTLKDVPAPELGAVVIREAVRRATLKPQDIQECIMGNVLSAGIGHNPARQAAMKAGLRPEIGSLNVNKVCGSGLKAVMLAANSIRSDEHQVIVAGGMESMDLAPYLLKNARFGYRLNDDKIVDSMVLDGLWDHFSNTHMGLTAEIVAERFHVSREDADLFSYQSHMKAQAATVAGRFEKEIVPYVIPSKKGNIELKADEGIRTDTSMEALARLKPSFKADGVVTAGNASQLSDGASALVIASRSYADEHGIEPMATIQGYHTGGVEPKYIMEAPIPTTRELLQKLDLKIDDIDLFEHNEAFATASVAVKKELGVPDDRFNANGGAVALGHPIGCSGARVLTTLLHGMVDRGARMGLATLCLGGGNAVSMVVSR; this is translated from the coding sequence TTGAAAGGCACTGGTGCGGCGTTTGGGACCACCGCACGATTCGACATCATCGGAGGCAAGGTCATGCAAGAAGTCGTCATCCTGAGCGCTACTAGGACCGCCATCGGCAAGTTCGGTGGCACGTTGAAGGACGTACCGGCCCCGGAGCTGGGCGCGGTCGTCATCAGAGAGGCGGTGCGTCGGGCCACGCTCAAGCCCCAGGATATTCAGGAATGCATCATGGGCAACGTCCTCAGCGCCGGCATCGGGCATAACCCGGCCCGGCAGGCGGCCATGAAGGCGGGCCTGCGACCGGAGATCGGCTCGCTGAACGTGAACAAGGTGTGCGGCTCCGGCCTGAAGGCCGTCATGTTGGCGGCGAACTCCATCCGCTCCGACGAGCACCAGGTAATCGTGGCGGGAGGCATGGAGAGCATGGACCTGGCCCCCTATCTGCTGAAGAACGCCCGTTTCGGCTACCGTCTGAACGACGACAAGATCGTGGATTCCATGGTCTTGGACGGGCTATGGGACCATTTCAGCAACACGCATATGGGGCTGACCGCGGAGATCGTGGCGGAGCGCTTCCACGTGTCCCGCGAGGATGCCGACCTCTTCTCCTACCAGAGCCACATGAAGGCGCAAGCGGCCACCGTCGCGGGCAGATTCGAGAAGGAGATAGTCCCTTACGTCATACCGTCCAAGAAGGGCAACATCGAGCTGAAGGCGGACGAGGGCATCCGGACGGACACCAGCATGGAGGCGCTGGCGAGACTGAAGCCGTCCTTCAAGGCCGACGGCGTAGTGACCGCCGGGAACGCCTCGCAGCTGAGCGATGGGGCGTCGGCCCTGGTGATCGCCTCGCGAAGCTACGCGGACGAGCATGGCATCGAACCGATGGCGACCATCCAGGGGTATCATACTGGCGGCGTCGAGCCCAAGTACATCATGGAGGCGCCCATACCCACCACGCGGGAGCTGTTGCAGAAGCTGGATCTGAAGATCGACGACATCGACCTTTTCGAGCACAACGAGGCCTTCGCTACGGCGTCGGTGGCGGTCAAGAAGGAGCTGGGTGTGCCTGATGATCGTTTCAATGCGAACGGGGGCGCGGTTGCCCTGGGTCATCCCATAGGCTGCAGCGGTGCGCGCGTGCTGACCACCCTGCTCCATGGGATGGTGGACAGGGGCGCGCGCATGGGCCTGGCCACGCTTTGCCTGGGCGGGGGAAATGCGGTCTCCATGGTCGTGTCCAGATAG
- a CDS encoding S26 family signal peptidase — protein sequence MRLEAAVPEAVQRVIGVLKRLRVFLIAGAIVLLIVVGLCAYSGIWPPLVVVESNSMQHSATTSYIGVIDTGDLVIMKKVTGLGEIRTYLDGVKDGYQTYSENGDVVIYRPLGTTLRTPVIHRALCTVEYNQTGNSFDIPALKDIPASMWSVAYAPKTWYDLKTQVNLTGIGYDQVTVKIDLKSILTYYVSQSVIPHGGIITLGDNNHGVVDQSPMASICREPVKAEWIEGVARGELPWFGLLKLWITGPSPEGKVAENSKTDLFVCLALIIGVPIAIDVGGVVLERKGIDAKAWLRSKLHLRCRGKGKKENGDDEMTASPPEKPPTKLEPKKQPQKGKGSARKSKSHAGGHRHGKKRRR from the coding sequence ATGCGCCTTGAAGCCGCCGTGCCCGAGGCGGTCCAGCGGGTGATCGGAGTGCTGAAGCGACTCCGGGTGTTCCTGATCGCGGGGGCGATCGTGCTCTTGATCGTGGTCGGCCTCTGTGCATACAGCGGCATCTGGCCCCCCCTGGTCGTGGTGGAGTCGAACTCCATGCAGCATTCTGCCACCACCTCCTATATCGGCGTCATCGACACCGGGGACCTGGTCATCATGAAGAAGGTCACGGGACTGGGAGAGATCCGCACCTACCTTGACGGCGTCAAGGATGGCTACCAGACCTATTCAGAGAATGGGGACGTGGTCATCTATCGTCCGCTCGGCACGACCTTGCGCACTCCCGTGATACACCGCGCGCTGTGCACGGTTGAATACAACCAGACCGGGAATAGCTTTGACATCCCCGCCCTGAAGGACATACCCGCCAGCATGTGGAGCGTGGCCTACGCCCCCAAGACCTGGTACGATCTCAAGACCCAAGTGAACTTGACCGGGATTGGATACGATCAGGTGACGGTCAAGATCGACCTGAAGTCGATTCTCACCTACTATGTGAGCCAGAGCGTAATCCCCCACGGAGGGATCATAACCCTAGGCGACAACAACCACGGAGTCGTGGACCAGAGCCCCATGGCATCCATCTGCCGGGAGCCGGTGAAGGCGGAGTGGATAGAGGGCGTGGCCCGGGGAGAGCTGCCCTGGTTCGGCCTGCTCAAGCTCTGGATCACCGGCCCCTCTCCGGAAGGCAAAGTGGCGGAGAACAGCAAGACCGATCTCTTCGTCTGCCTAGCCCTGATCATCGGCGTTCCCATCGCCATCGACGTCGGCGGTGTCGTCCTGGAGCGCAAGGGCATCGACGCCAAGGCCTGGCTTAGATCGAAGCTGCATCTGCGATGCCGGGGCAAAGGCAAGAAGGAAAATGGTGACGACGAAATGACCGCGTCTCCTCCTGAAAAACCCCCCACCAAGCTAGAGCCGAAGAAGCAGCCGCAGAAGGGCAAGGGGTCAGCGAGAAAAAGCAAGAGCCACGCCGGTGGCCACCGACACGGAAAGAAAAGAAGGAGATAG
- the hflX gene encoding GTPase HflX gives MENGTGAFRVAVEKKRSDTRTLLLSELRYPSSPLALSRLPKRSPPPLRFQWRTADGPVPAHLPRRGGQFDASRSHTHQAYRKLDYYHSRCRSERDGAAMQRLVDKRRVGLITLNEDVTELEELARSAGYLVVFEIIQRRDRPEPSTFIGKGKLKDLVDFLKGTGVDRVLINGDLKPSQHYNLENTLKVECIDRIRLVLNVFTTRTSSKESVLQVERARLKYEVPLLKEWIHSAKTGEHPGFLGGGEYAVDVYYDLVKKRMVRIDVELDQISSSSDMRRKQRRRKGAYLVSLAGYTNAGKSSLLNVLTDANAFVDSTMFSTLATTTRRLKGTEKEILVTDTIGFFHDLPPFVIESFKSTIEEIYLADLVLLVVDASEKEEETERKLHASAKVLRPDVKTERIIMVMNKTDMISKEKNVDWNRFGTLMDHSEMVWTSTTTGAGVDELLRTIKERFSYPNKASLSLPSTNQAESLVSYLYDLGEVERIDRDVGIELVVSLRDRDLQKTIDAVERAGGTYRLIGNEPAKKKQQHPLGTPAGAV, from the coding sequence ATGGAAAACGGGACGGGGGCCTTCCGGGTTGCAGTGGAAAAGAAGCGCTCTGATACAAGAACCTTACTTTTATCGGAGTTGCGGTATCCATCGTCCCCTCTTGCGCTATCTCGGTTGCCGAAACGGTCACCCCCACCCCTTCGTTTCCAGTGGAGAACCGCCGACGGCCCGGTACCAGCCCACCTCCCCCGTCGTGGGGGCCAATTCGACGCGTCTCGTTCGCACACACACCAAGCATACCGGAAGCTCGATTACTATCATTCTCGATGTCGTTCAGAGAGAGACGGGGCCGCGATGCAGAGATTGGTGGACAAAAGGCGGGTTGGACTAATCACTTTGAACGAGGACGTCACCGAGCTGGAAGAGCTCGCCCGATCCGCCGGCTACTTGGTGGTTTTCGAGATAATCCAAAGAAGGGACCGACCGGAACCATCGACCTTCATAGGCAAGGGCAAGCTCAAGGACCTGGTTGATTTCCTGAAGGGAACGGGGGTCGATAGGGTCCTGATCAACGGAGACCTCAAACCATCCCAACACTACAACCTAGAGAACACGCTGAAGGTGGAGTGCATAGACCGGATCAGATTGGTGCTGAACGTCTTCACTACCCGTACATCATCAAAAGAATCCGTTCTGCAAGTGGAGCGCGCACGGTTGAAGTACGAAGTGCCGCTGCTCAAGGAATGGATACATAGCGCAAAGACGGGCGAGCACCCGGGTTTCTTGGGGGGTGGCGAATATGCTGTTGATGTATACTACGACCTTGTCAAGAAACGAATGGTGAGGATAGATGTTGAATTGGATCAGATCTCTTCTTCTTCAGATATGAGAAGAAAGCAGAGAAGGAGGAAAGGGGCATACCTCGTCAGCCTTGCTGGCTACACCAATGCTGGAAAATCATCTCTTCTAAATGTCCTAACGGACGCGAACGCTTTTGTCGATTCTACCATGTTCTCTACCCTAGCGACCACCACTCGACGGCTCAAAGGAACCGAAAAGGAGATCTTGGTCACTGATACCATTGGATTCTTTCACGACCTGCCACCGTTCGTCATCGAATCGTTCAAGAGCACCATCGAAGAGATCTATCTCGCAGACCTTGTCCTCCTTGTTGTAGATGCTTCTGAGAAAGAGGAAGAGACAGAGAGGAAACTTCACGCATCCGCGAAAGTGCTGCGACCGGACGTCAAGACGGAAAGAATCATAATGGTCATGAACAAAACAGATATGATATCCAAAGAGAAGAACGTCGACTGGAATCGGTTCGGAACACTGATGGATCATAGCGAGATGGTGTGGACGTCAACCACGACCGGGGCGGGCGTCGACGAATTGTTGAGAACCATCAAGGAACGATTCAGCTATCCCAACAAGGCCAGCCTCTCCCTACCATCAACGAACCAAGCAGAGAGCCTCGTGTCATACCTCTATGACTTGGGTGAGGTGGAAAGGATTGACCGCGACGTGGGAATCGAACTCGTGGTTTCGTTGCGCGACCGCGACCTACAGAAGACCATCGACGCTGTAGAGCGAGCGGGAGGGACCTATCGTTTGATAGGCAATGAACCTGCCAAAAAGAAGCAGCAACACCCCCTCGGGACGCCCGCGGGCGCCGTCTAG
- a CDS encoding DUF3198 domain-containing protein: MPKPVLIEHAGKLSLAAVVVSGFVTVVGLADLTTQGLGLGGWAYWMVIGGALAFLFGLYQFATHLRDLRDFNTLMIEESKANFVRSLDDIEYLAWKLPSKCEERLMEKKKQFGVK, encoded by the coding sequence ATGCCGAAGCCCGTCCTGATCGAGCACGCGGGTAAGCTCTCCTTGGCCGCGGTGGTCGTCTCCGGGTTCGTGACGGTGGTCGGTTTGGCCGACCTTACGACCCAAGGCCTTGGGTTGGGGGGTTGGGCCTATTGGATGGTGATCGGCGGGGCGCTGGCGTTCCTGTTCGGGCTCTACCAGTTCGCCACCCATCTACGTGACCTGCGGGACTTCAACACCCTTATGATCGAGGAGAGCAAGGCGAACTTCGTTCGCAGCTTGGACGACATCGAATATTTGGCGTGGAAGCTGCCATCTAAATGCGAAGAACGGTTGATGGAGAAGAAGAAGCAATTCGGGGTCAAGTGA
- a CDS encoding V-type ATP synthase subunit I, with the protein MLLPEQMTKILIVGSKDRFKETIDELYRLEAIHPIDFSSEEEGFTLGSPLPVASESSQKLLKLRAVEKDLEVVAKPLKDKVETSRIDKEIDDAIISLEAEISSAVETRNQIQVRMHEQENQRKLLEPFTSLPVDLDLYRGYESITVFAGMVRTDPEALINETVHEFEFFKSTDGKFVAVFVRRSEAAEAQRVLVQQGFTEVPVPPGKGNPTDVVKGIDKEIEALTTSLEEAEGKIAKLREKHEAFILASEEHLSIQVEKAEFPLRAGATAHSFVIDAWVPTKALVEVQKGLHDKLSDDVHVEVLENAPRKEHTHPEEAHPGVAEGHVVEEPPVKSSAKKPVSRFTFLTELLSVPKYNEIDPSNVLAITFPLFFGLMVGDIGYGIPFIILGLLGLKKVRSNEWKTISTMLFFGGIWATIFGIFLFGEAFGMHFAPQWVVEPGETLAHLKALYPYGNELSWSSMLQYNLPQDLFGIPMGLLSKLHDVKVLLYITIWIGIVHLFIGYGLGFFNEMMRHGVKQAVFHKFSWILIMLGGAFMLVFILDLLVLNKPVGFDDTRFLLGLGFLLPGLAIGLVGEGGRALLELPGLASNIVSYTRLAAIGMSKAGMALAFNVISIEMLAPSGGVMLVFGIVVFALGHLTIFVLAVLSAGLHSVRLHYVELFQKFYTGGGSKFDPLKIVRKYTAER; encoded by the coding sequence ATGCTTCTTCCTGAGCAGATGACGAAGATCCTCATCGTGGGATCCAAGGACCGCTTCAAGGAGACCATCGACGAGCTCTACCGCCTGGAAGCGATCCATCCCATCGATTTCTCGTCGGAAGAGGAGGGCTTCACCCTCGGTTCGCCATTGCCAGTGGCGTCGGAATCGTCGCAGAAGCTGCTCAAGCTCCGAGCGGTGGAGAAGGACCTGGAGGTCGTGGCCAAACCGCTCAAGGACAAGGTCGAGACCTCCCGGATAGACAAGGAGATAGATGACGCTATCATCTCCTTGGAAGCGGAAATATCTAGCGCAGTGGAGACGCGCAACCAGATCCAAGTTCGCATGCACGAGCAGGAGAACCAGAGAAAGCTGCTCGAGCCGTTCACCTCACTGCCCGTGGACCTGGACCTGTACCGGGGATACGAGAGCATCACCGTCTTCGCCGGTATGGTCCGAACCGATCCCGAGGCGCTCATCAACGAGACCGTTCACGAGTTCGAATTCTTCAAATCCACCGACGGCAAGTTCGTGGCCGTCTTCGTAAGGAGGTCCGAGGCAGCGGAGGCACAGCGAGTGCTGGTGCAGCAGGGTTTCACCGAAGTGCCTGTACCCCCTGGCAAGGGCAATCCCACGGATGTGGTCAAGGGCATCGATAAGGAGATCGAAGCACTGACCACGTCGTTGGAGGAGGCGGAGGGCAAGATCGCCAAGTTGCGCGAGAAGCACGAAGCGTTCATCCTCGCCTCCGAGGAGCATCTGAGCATCCAAGTGGAGAAGGCCGAGTTCCCCCTGCGGGCGGGAGCGACGGCGCACTCCTTCGTCATCGACGCCTGGGTGCCGACCAAAGCCCTCGTCGAAGTGCAGAAAGGGCTGCACGACAAGCTGAGCGACGACGTGCACGTCGAGGTACTGGAGAACGCCCCTCGAAAGGAGCATACCCACCCAGAGGAGGCGCATCCGGGCGTGGCAGAGGGACACGTTGTGGAGGAACCCCCGGTCAAATCCTCGGCCAAGAAACCGGTCTCCAGGTTCACTTTCCTCACCGAGCTTCTCTCGGTCCCGAAGTACAACGAGATCGACCCGTCCAACGTTCTGGCAATCACCTTCCCACTGTTCTTCGGCCTTATGGTCGGGGACATCGGCTATGGAATACCGTTCATCATCCTCGGCCTGCTCGGGCTGAAGAAGGTGCGAAGCAACGAGTGGAAGACCATCTCCACCATGCTCTTCTTCGGTGGCATTTGGGCCACCATCTTCGGCATATTCCTGTTCGGGGAGGCCTTCGGGATGCACTTTGCGCCTCAATGGGTGGTGGAGCCAGGGGAAACCCTGGCGCATCTAAAGGCGCTCTACCCCTACGGCAACGAGCTTTCTTGGTCGTCCATGCTTCAATACAACCTGCCCCAAGACCTCTTCGGCATACCGATGGGACTACTCAGCAAACTGCACGACGTGAAGGTGCTGCTCTACATCACCATCTGGATCGGCATCGTCCACCTGTTCATCGGCTACGGACTGGGCTTCTTCAACGAGATGATGAGGCATGGGGTCAAGCAGGCCGTCTTCCACAAGTTCAGCTGGATATTGATAATGTTGGGCGGCGCGTTCATGCTCGTCTTCATTCTGGACCTCCTCGTCCTCAACAAGCCCGTGGGCTTCGACGACACGCGGTTCCTCCTCGGACTTGGCTTTCTGCTCCCGGGGCTCGCCATTGGGCTCGTTGGAGAGGGCGGGAGGGCGCTGTTGGAACTGCCGGGGCTTGCGAGCAACATCGTCTCTTACACTCGTCTCGCCGCCATCGGCATGTCCAAGGCGGGAATGGCGTTGGCGTTCAATGTGATCTCCATCGAGATGTTGGCGCCCTCGGGCGGGGTGATGCTGGTCTTCGGCATCGTCGTCTTCGCTCTCGGGCATCTGACGATATTCGTTCTGGCTGTGCTGTCCGCAGGGCTGCACTCCGTTAGGCTCCATTATGTCGAACTGTTCCAAAAGTTCTATACTGGAGGCGGGTCGAAGTTCGATCCGCTGAAAATAGTAAGGAAGTACACAGCAGAAAGGTAG
- a CDS encoding ORC1-type DNA replication protein: MEDNVFQQYLKGKQIFKRNREILRPSYIPDELPHRQQQINQLASIMVTALRGERPSNVLIFGKTGTGKTASAKFLGNEIKKAETSLNKVTFLYMNCEVVDTPYSVLQNIGNQFIQDFDQRIPFTGWSTERVYNILREKLDEQERVVIIVLDEIDKLVYKSGDDVLYHLSKINDDLSKARVSLIGISNDLKFTEFLDPRVKSRLGEEKLVFPPYNAEQLQDILMQRARLAFDEGSLDASVIPLCSALAAQEHGDARRALDLLRIAAETAERGNEDRVTEAHVFKAKNRIELDCVTEAVKTLPTQSKLVLLSIIVNEEKNNGRLTTGDVYGTYRDMCKLVGLTSLTQRRITDLISELDMLGIIHARVKSFGRGGRTKEIETAVPIEETKHTLEEDESLQMLKNYRPKTQTTLM; this comes from the coding sequence TTGGAGGACAACGTATTCCAGCAGTATCTCAAGGGCAAGCAAATCTTCAAGCGTAACCGAGAAATCCTCCGCCCGTCCTACATCCCGGACGAGCTGCCGCATCGGCAACAGCAGATCAATCAGCTGGCCTCGATCATGGTGACCGCACTGAGGGGCGAAAGGCCCTCCAACGTGCTCATCTTCGGCAAGACTGGCACGGGCAAGACCGCCTCAGCCAAGTTCCTGGGCAACGAGATAAAGAAGGCCGAAACCTCGCTGAACAAGGTGACGTTCCTCTACATGAACTGCGAGGTGGTCGACACCCCCTACAGCGTTCTGCAGAACATCGGGAACCAGTTCATTCAGGACTTCGACCAAAGGATACCGTTCACCGGGTGGTCTACGGAGCGGGTGTACAACATCCTCCGGGAGAAGCTCGACGAGCAGGAGCGGGTGGTGATCATCGTTCTGGACGAAATCGACAAGCTAGTGTACAAGAGCGGCGACGACGTGCTCTACCACCTGTCAAAGATCAACGACGACCTTTCCAAGGCGCGGGTCTCTCTCATCGGTATCTCCAACGACCTCAAATTCACCGAGTTCCTCGATCCGCGGGTGAAGAGCCGCCTGGGGGAGGAGAAGTTGGTGTTCCCGCCCTACAACGCGGAGCAATTGCAGGACATCCTGATGCAGAGGGCGAGGCTGGCCTTCGACGAAGGGTCACTTGATGCATCTGTCATCCCACTTTGCTCGGCCCTGGCCGCGCAGGAGCACGGCGACGCGCGGAGAGCGCTGGACCTGCTCCGCATAGCGGCGGAGACAGCGGAAAGGGGGAACGAGGATCGGGTGACAGAGGCACACGTCTTCAAAGCCAAGAACCGCATCGAGCTGGACTGCGTGACCGAGGCGGTGAAGACCTTGCCTACGCAATCCAAGCTAGTGCTGCTCAGCATCATCGTCAATGAAGAGAAGAACAACGGAAGGCTGACCACCGGCGACGTCTATGGAACGTACCGGGACATGTGCAAGTTGGTGGGCTTGACCTCGCTCACGCAGCGCCGCATTACCGACCTGATCTCGGAGTTGGACATGCTAGGCATAATCCATGCCCGGGTGAAATCGTTCGGGCGCGGAGGCCGAACCAAAGAGATCGAGACAGCGGTGCCCATCGAGGAGACAAAGCACACCCTGGAGGAGGACGAAAGCCTCCAGATGCTGAAGAACTACAGGCCGAAGACACAGACCACGCTGATGTAG
- a CDS encoding dCMP deaminase family protein gives MTRPDNDAYFMSMAELVSSRSTCLRRQVGAVIVKEKRVLSTGYNGAPKGLKHCAEVGCIRQQNNVESGTRHELCRGVHAEQNAVIQAAYFGVSIKDASIYTTNFPCVMCAKILINAGIREVVYRDDYIDELSRGILSESMTVVRRV, from the coding sequence ATGACGCGGCCGGACAACGACGCCTACTTCATGAGCATGGCCGAGCTGGTCTCCTCCCGATCGACGTGCCTCAGACGCCAGGTCGGAGCGGTCATTGTCAAGGAGAAACGCGTGCTTTCGACCGGCTACAACGGCGCGCCCAAAGGTCTCAAGCACTGCGCTGAGGTAGGGTGCATAAGGCAGCAGAACAACGTGGAGTCTGGCACCAGGCACGAGCTTTGTCGGGGGGTGCATGCGGAGCAGAACGCCGTCATCCAGGCGGCGTACTTCGGGGTGAGCATCAAGGATGCATCCATCTACACCACCAATTTCCCCTGCGTCATGTGCGCCAAGATTCTCATAAACGCAGGCATCCGGGAAGTGGTTTACAGGGACGACTACATCGACGAGCTCTCCCGGGGCATTCTGAGCGAAAGCATGACGGTCGTGCGGCGTGTCTAA
- a CDS encoding M20 family metallo-hydrolase, whose amino-acid sequence MPSLDELLAIVESYRSDMVEALTELLRIPAIGPGSGGEGEFERARFVRELVEKCGYEDVEMFDALDERVRLRLRPNIVARKRGASEQVVWVVSHMDTVPPGDLDSWTYPPFSPKVVEGKLYGLGAEDNGQALVASLFASKALNQMGLEPERTMALAIVSDEEAGSEKGIKFLIREGVFHQNDFIYVPDYGVSDGSVIEVAEKHIIWLKVQVQGKQTHASTPSKGINALKVGNQLTNFLMEHLNTKYGIQDAAFLPPGSTFEPTKRLQTVGNINTVPGEDTFYLDFRVLPQYDAEEVLETARMAAKVFEDRSGAKISVEPEQFTKSGPPSNTDSAAMNSLASAIKRVRGVDVVPRGIGGGTCANLFRLAGHDAYAWETVDEMAHTVNEYCRIDNLVNDAKVFATLMASLCYSSTIR is encoded by the coding sequence ATGCCGTCTTTGGATGAGCTCTTGGCGATAGTGGAAAGCTACCGCAGTGACATGGTGGAGGCGCTGACCGAGCTGCTGAGGATCCCTGCTATCGGTCCGGGGAGCGGCGGCGAGGGGGAGTTCGAGCGCGCCCGCTTCGTAAGGGAGCTAGTGGAGAAGTGCGGCTACGAGGACGTGGAGATGTTCGACGCTCTGGACGAGCGCGTGCGGCTGCGGCTCAGACCCAACATCGTTGCTCGGAAGCGAGGGGCCTCAGAGCAGGTGGTGTGGGTGGTTTCCCACATGGACACCGTTCCTCCTGGAGATCTGGATTCATGGACCTACCCTCCTTTCTCACCCAAGGTGGTGGAGGGCAAGCTCTACGGTCTGGGGGCGGAGGACAACGGCCAAGCACTGGTAGCATCGCTTTTCGCCTCCAAGGCGCTCAACCAGATGGGCCTCGAGCCCGAGCGGACCATGGCCCTTGCCATAGTCTCGGACGAAGAGGCAGGCAGTGAAAAGGGCATCAAGTTCCTGATCCGAGAGGGAGTGTTCCACCAGAACGACTTCATCTACGTTCCAGACTACGGGGTCAGCGATGGCAGCGTAATCGAAGTGGCGGAGAAGCACATCATTTGGCTGAAGGTGCAGGTGCAGGGGAAACAGACCCATGCTTCCACTCCGAGCAAAGGCATCAATGCCCTGAAGGTGGGCAACCAGCTCACGAACTTCCTCATGGAGCATCTGAACACCAAGTATGGCATCCAGGACGCGGCCTTCCTTCCGCCGGGGTCGACGTTCGAGCCGACCAAGCGCCTGCAGACGGTGGGCAACATCAACACCGTGCCCGGGGAGGATACCTTCTACCTGGACTTCCGCGTGCTTCCGCAATACGACGCCGAGGAAGTGCTGGAGACGGCGAGGATGGCGGCCAAGGTCTTCGAGGACCGGAGCGGGGCCAAGATCAGCGTGGAGCCGGAGCAGTTCACCAAGAGCGGGCCGCCCTCGAACACCGATTCGGCGGCCATGAACAGCCTGGCCAGCGCCATCAAGCGCGTGCGCGGGGTGGACGTCGTTCCCCGCGGCATCGGTGGGGGAACGTGCGCCAACCTGTTCCGTCTGGCCGGCCACGACGCCTATGCCTGGGAGACGGTGGACGAAATGGCGCACACCGTCAACGAGTATTGCCGCATCGACAACCTGGTGAACGACGCCAAGGTGTTCGCCACGCTCATGGCCAGCCTTTGCTATTCCAGCACGATCCGCTGA